A window of Cohnella herbarum contains these coding sequences:
- a CDS encoding DHA2 family efflux MFS transporter permease subunit: protein MSNAVSTLKRGPIVAALLIGAFVAILAQTLLNVALPKMMEDLGISANTIQWLSTGYLLVNGVLIPVSAYLIDRFTTRQLFTTAVGLFTLGTIMCAVAPNFEVLLTGRLIQAAGAGILMPLMSVIFLTIFPIQERGKAMGMMGLAMIFAPAIGPTLSGWVVEHYDWRVLFYIVLPISLFALIFGMISMKNVTKTSSPKLDTLGIILSTLGFGGLLYGFSDAGHDGWDSARVITSLVIGAVSLVLFFWREITVDKPILEFRVFKYNMYSLTTVINMIITMSMYSGMILLPIYLQSIRGFSPLDAGLLLLPGAILMGIMSPITGIIFDKVGARWLSVVGLTITVITTYEFSNLTIDTTYTHMILMYTLRMFGMSMLMMPIQTAGMNQLPQRLNAHGSAMSQTLRNVAGALGTAFLVTIMTNTASSRVKELVIAGKIAETDKAGLLEATQQGTIYGINHSFVIATWMTVAALALAFFIKKVKPHSETVATAQLEKKPAN, encoded by the coding sequence ATGAGTAATGCGGTTTCCACACTGAAGAGAGGTCCGATCGTCGCCGCCTTGTTAATCGGCGCTTTCGTCGCGATACTTGCCCAGACGTTGCTTAACGTCGCTTTGCCGAAAATGATGGAAGATCTAGGGATCAGCGCGAATACGATCCAATGGCTATCCACGGGTTATTTGCTTGTTAACGGGGTGCTTATTCCCGTTAGCGCCTATTTAATCGACCGGTTCACGACGAGGCAGCTGTTTACGACGGCGGTCGGATTGTTTACCTTGGGTACGATCATGTGCGCGGTTGCTCCCAATTTCGAAGTTTTGCTGACCGGTCGCCTGATTCAAGCTGCCGGCGCGGGTATTCTAATGCCGCTTATGTCCGTAATCTTCTTGACCATCTTCCCGATCCAAGAACGCGGGAAGGCCATGGGGATGATGGGGCTTGCGATGATCTTCGCCCCGGCCATCGGACCGACTTTGTCGGGCTGGGTCGTTGAGCACTACGATTGGAGAGTCCTATTTTATATCGTCTTGCCGATTTCGCTGTTTGCTCTGATCTTCGGAATGATATCGATGAAGAACGTGACCAAGACGTCTTCTCCGAAGCTCGATACGCTTGGCATTATTCTCTCGACGCTCGGATTCGGCGGACTGCTGTACGGCTTCAGCGATGCCGGACATGACGGCTGGGACAGCGCTCGAGTCATTACCAGCTTAGTCATAGGCGCCGTATCTTTAGTGTTGTTCTTCTGGAGAGAAATCACTGTCGACAAGCCGATCTTGGAATTCCGCGTGTTCAAGTACAACATGTATTCTCTGACTACCGTCATCAACATGATTATTACGATGTCCATGTACTCCGGGATGATCCTGTTGCCGATCTACTTGCAGAGCATCCGCGGATTCAGTCCGCTCGACGCCGGATTGCTTCTATTGCCCGGCGCGATCCTGATGGGGATTATGTCGCCGATCACGGGTATTATCTTCGATAAAGTCGGCGCGCGCTGGTTATCTGTTGTCGGGCTGACCATCACGGTTATTACGACTTACGAATTCAGCAATCTGACGATCGATACGACTTACACGCATATGATTCTAATGTACACGTTGCGGATGTTCGGAATGTCCATGCTGATGATGCCGATTCAGACGGCGGGCATGAACCAACTGCCGCAGCGTCTGAATGCGCACGGTTCCGCCATGTCGCAGACATTACGTAACGTCGCGGGGGCATTAGGAACGGCATTTCTCGTTACGATTATGACTAACACGGCGTCAAGCCGGGTGAAAGAGCTCGTTATCGCAGGCAAAATCGCCGAAACGGATAAGGCGGGTCTGCTGGAAGCGACTCAACAGGGCACGATATACGGAATTAATCACAGCTTCGTTATCGCGACCTGGATGACCGTTGCGGCGCTTGCGCTCGCCTTCTTCATCAAGAAAGTGAAGCCGCACTCCGAGACGGTTGCCACCGCGCAGTTAGAGAAGAAACCGGCGAACTAA
- a CDS encoding ABC transporter ATP-binding protein, with protein MKEFRLYLRFVKPYRLLVAVTLLIGMLKFAIPLAVPLFLQYAVDDILLADLSQQVKIERLLQLVGISFVLFVVIRYPVEYFRQYFAQWTTSRILFDLRNKLYGHLQRLSLRFYQERKSGEIISRMINDAEQTKAIVETGMMNVWLDLFTLIIALGIMLYMNATLTLFAIIILPFYGLAVVKLYKRLRSYARSRSAALADMQGYLNEHVVGIPVVKSFTLEKYEQKQFGVKNGKFLERALALTRWNALTNAIINTLTEIAPLLILFGGGYMVIKGKLTIGEFVAFYGYLDRLYTPLRRLVNASTELTQASASLERVMELLNEPPGIKDDLAAQPLKKVAGRIEFQDVSFRYREENDYVLRDIDLTIEPGQTVAFVGMSGGGKSSLISLLPRFYDIQEGTIRIDGQDISKVTQISLRSQIGMVLQDNILFSGSVRENIMLGNPDQSESQMLEAAKRANAHDFIMSLPNGYETEIGERGVKLSGGQKQRIAISRVFLKDPAILVLDEATSALDLESEHLIQESLQELADNRTTLIVAHRLSTITHADQIIVIERGEIAERGTHRELMELNGVYARLYNVQNLG; from the coding sequence ATGAAAGAATTTCGATTGTACCTCAGGTTCGTAAAGCCTTATCGGCTTCTAGTTGCCGTTACGCTGCTTATCGGAATGCTGAAGTTTGCTATTCCGCTTGCCGTGCCGTTGTTTCTGCAGTACGCGGTAGACGATATCCTGCTCGCCGATCTCTCCCAGCAGGTCAAGATAGAGCGATTGCTTCAGTTAGTCGGAATATCTTTCGTCTTATTCGTCGTCATTCGCTATCCTGTGGAATACTTCCGCCAATATTTCGCCCAATGGACGACAAGCCGGATCTTGTTCGATCTTCGCAATAAACTGTACGGGCATCTGCAACGTCTATCACTGCGATTCTATCAAGAGCGCAAGTCGGGAGAAATCATTTCCAGGATGATCAACGATGCCGAGCAAACGAAGGCGATCGTCGAGACGGGCATGATGAACGTTTGGCTGGATTTATTTACGTTGATCATCGCGCTTGGAATCATGCTGTACATGAATGCGACATTAACATTGTTCGCGATTATTATTTTGCCTTTCTACGGGCTTGCCGTAGTTAAGTTATACAAGCGGCTAAGGTCTTACGCCCGATCGCGCTCGGCCGCCTTAGCGGACATGCAGGGATACCTTAACGAGCATGTCGTCGGTATACCTGTCGTAAAGAGCTTCACTTTGGAGAAATACGAACAGAAGCAGTTCGGCGTTAAGAACGGTAAATTCCTCGAACGTGCGTTAGCGTTGACCCGCTGGAACGCTTTGACGAACGCCATCATTAATACGCTTACGGAAATCGCGCCTCTCCTTATTTTGTTCGGAGGCGGCTATATGGTCATTAAAGGCAAGTTAACGATCGGAGAGTTCGTCGCTTTCTACGGGTATCTCGATCGGCTGTATACCCCGCTGCGCAGACTGGTTAACGCATCGACGGAGCTGACGCAAGCTTCGGCTTCCTTGGAGAGGGTCATGGAGCTGCTGAACGAACCCCCAGGTATCAAGGATGACTTGGCGGCCCAACCTCTTAAGAAAGTCGCCGGGCGGATCGAGTTTCAGGACGTTTCGTTTCGTTACCGCGAAGAAAACGATTACGTGCTCCGCGATATCGATTTGACGATCGAGCCGGGACAGACGGTTGCGTTCGTAGGGATGAGCGGAGGCGGTAAATCCTCGTTGATCAGTCTACTGCCGCGATTCTACGATATTCAAGAAGGCACTATTCGAATTGACGGCCAGGACATCTCGAAGGTGACGCAGATCAGCCTGCGCTCGCAGATCGGCATGGTTCTGCAGGACAATATCCTGTTCAGCGGAAGCGTTCGCGAGAATATTATGCTTGGCAATCCGGATCAATCGGAAAGCCAAATGCTAGAAGCCGCGAAGCGGGCCAATGCGCACGACTTTATTATGAGTCTTCCCAACGGTTACGAAACCGAGATCGGAGAACGGGGAGTGAAGCTGTCCGGCGGCCAGAAACAGCGAATCGCGATCTCAAGGGTATTCTTGAAGGATCCGGCGATCTTAGTTCTGGACGAGGCAACTTCGGCTCTGGACTTGGAATCCGAGCATCTGATCCAGGAATCGCTGCAGGAGCTCGCGGATAATCGGACGACGCTTATCGTCGCGCATCGTCTATCTACTATCACGCATGCGGATCAGATTATCGTCATCGAACGCGGTGAAATCGCGGAACGAGGCACTCATCGCGAACTGATGGAGCTGAACGGGGTATATGCAAGGCTATATAATGTGCAAAATTTAGGATAG
- a CDS encoding uracil-DNA glycosylase, producing MSDTKRVDCMKCRYYYVTWDPNFPRGCKAFGFKSHAMPSLTVLSSSGKACMNFELKASSSSPHR from the coding sequence TTGTCGGATACCAAACGCGTCGATTGCATGAAATGCCGTTATTACTATGTCACTTGGGATCCGAATTTCCCTAGAGGGTGCAAAGCATTCGGATTCAAGTCGCACGCCATGCCGAGCTTAACCGTACTATCTTCCTCAGGTAAAGCATGCATGAATTTTGAACTTAAAGCGTCGAGCTCGTCGCCGCATCGTTAA
- a CDS encoding GNAT family N-acetyltransferase: MSIFTSVTRADSDDTQDIMRLLVNTAEWLLSKGSNQWNGLLRGEDSHNTPEAINRGEVYIFRQDPKIVGMVILLQEPNAWDLDLWGAKATDKSAIYLHRLAINRNFAGKGIGRNIMSWVDSNAPSLGKRVIRLDCLANNEVLNDFYRQLGYEHVGNASNSYGEFSKFEKRV; this comes from the coding sequence ATGTCTATTTTTACAAGCGTGACTCGCGCGGATTCGGATGATACGCAAGACATTATGCGTTTGCTGGTCAATACAGCGGAATGGTTGCTAAGCAAAGGCTCTAACCAATGGAATGGATTGCTAAGAGGGGAAGACTCTCATAATACGCCAGAGGCGATCAATCGCGGAGAGGTGTACATTTTCAGGCAGGATCCGAAAATCGTCGGCATGGTCATCCTGCTTCAGGAGCCCAACGCATGGGATCTAGACCTCTGGGGCGCGAAAGCGACGGATAAGTCCGCGATCTATCTTCACCGGCTTGCGATTAATCGTAACTTCGCGGGTAAAGGCATAGGCAGGAATATTATGTCGTGGGTCGATTCGAATGCTCCTTCTTTGGGGAAACGCGTTATCCGGCTCGATTGTCTCGCCAACAACGAAGTGTTGAACGACTTCTACCGCCAGCTCGGGTACGAACATGTCGGGAACGCCTCTAATTCCTACGGAGAGTTCAGCAAGTTCGAGAAACGAGTGTAG
- a CDS encoding YqkE family protein, with amino-acid sequence MANNKRKQQKPHSPATASEQADKPVTLKDRLGAGVVEKLKQQAESMKLEEAKQREIKRIEAETAKIAEQKLKEKDFEYLLNNSTADWKKYN; translated from the coding sequence ATGGCAAACAACAAGAGGAAACAACAGAAGCCGCATTCGCCAGCGACAGCGTCGGAACAAGCCGACAAACCGGTTACGCTCAAGGATAGGTTGGGAGCCGGCGTCGTGGAGAAATTGAAGCAGCAAGCGGAGTCGATGAAGCTGGAGGAAGCTAAGCAGCGAGAAATCAAACGCATCGAGGCGGAAACGGCTAAGATAGCCGAGCAGAAGCTCAAGGAGAAAGACTTCGAATATTTATTGAACAATAGCACCGCGGATTGGAAGAAGTATAATTGA
- a CDS encoding glycerophosphodiester phosphodiesterase: MIRKLLKPMEVPRLYFYAMNVLLLFSVVGLILWVADNEDVLDHVFSKEEKIVTVAHRGASGYAPESTLASYRLGIRMNADYIEIDLQETLDGELIAMHDETVNRTTNGSGRVKSLSLDEIKSLDAGSWFNEKHQIYAREEYVNEKVPTLREIFEAFGKDTRYMLEVKSPEENPGLEEKMWALVTEFDLADHIAVQSFSKESLLKIREWDTDVPLFQLLWYSRPAYISDTRLQEISGYANGIGVNFLRINESFVHKVKNAGLLMYPYTVNYQLNMDKALKWGVDGVHTDYPDRFKEVIEELDESMIGLD; encoded by the coding sequence ATGATCAGAAAGCTGCTTAAGCCGATGGAAGTCCCCAGATTGTATTTTTACGCGATGAACGTATTATTGCTCTTCTCGGTCGTGGGTCTCATCTTATGGGTAGCCGATAACGAAGACGTCCTGGATCACGTATTCTCCAAAGAGGAGAAAATCGTTACGGTCGCGCATAGGGGCGCTTCAGGTTATGCGCCTGAGAGTACGCTGGCTTCTTATCGGTTGGGTATACGAATGAACGCGGATTATATCGAGATCGACCTGCAAGAGACATTGGACGGCGAGCTCATCGCGATGCACGACGAGACGGTGAACCGAACGACGAACGGTTCCGGGCGGGTGAAGAGCTTATCTTTGGACGAGATTAAAAGCTTGGACGCCGGTTCTTGGTTTAACGAAAAGCATCAAATTTACGCCCGGGAAGAATACGTGAACGAGAAAGTACCTACGTTGCGCGAGATTTTCGAAGCATTCGGCAAAGACACGCGATATATGCTCGAAGTGAAATCGCCGGAAGAAAATCCGGGTCTCGAGGAAAAAATGTGGGCGCTTGTGACGGAATTCGATCTCGCGGATCATATTGCGGTGCAGTCGTTCAGCAAGGAAAGCTTGTTGAAAATTCGGGAATGGGACACCGATGTTCCTTTGTTTCAGTTGCTGTGGTATAGCCGCCCCGCTTACATTTCCGATACGCGTCTTCAAGAAATAAGCGGTTATGCGAACGGGATCGGAGTGAACTTCTTAAGAATTAACGAAAGCTTCGTTCACAAAGTGAAAAATGCGGGTTTGCTGATGTACCCCTACACGGTTAATTATCAACTGAACATGGATAAAGCTCTAAAATGGGGCGTGGACGGGGTTCACACCGATTACCCGGATCGCTTCAAGGAAGTCATCGAGGAGCTTGACGAATCCATGATCGGATTGGATTGA
- a CDS encoding M15 family metallopeptidase, translating to MNPNRVIPVKPMKRFASCILFLSFILVVATVVTGCGGASNAADRMNVPDPIVKPIPEPVSTQTGQSVANEKQSKQNSTGEKSAEKLRKLPKGFVYLDEVIPDAKYEIRYYSDYNFVGEPIDGYKAPVPIFSGKAADALKKVNSELERKGYQLLIYDAYRPQKAVNHFIRWAKDAEDVKMKMIFYPDVDKTKVFKLGYVASKSGHSRGSTVDLTMVVKKTGKAVDMGGPYDFFGEISGHGTKLITAKQTANRNILKNAMVKHGFKPYAKEWWHYTLVNEPFPKKYFDFDVE from the coding sequence ATGAATCCGAATCGAGTAATACCGGTAAAACCTATGAAGCGGTTCGCTAGTTGCATCCTCTTCCTAAGTTTTATCCTTGTCGTCGCAACTGTAGTGACGGGATGCGGCGGGGCCTCTAATGCGGCTGACCGAATGAACGTACCGGACCCGATCGTGAAGCCGATCCCGGAACCGGTAAGTACCCAAACGGGACAATCGGTCGCTAACGAAAAACAAAGCAAGCAAAATTCGACCGGCGAGAAGTCTGCCGAGAAGCTAAGGAAGCTGCCCAAAGGATTCGTATATTTAGACGAGGTTATTCCCGACGCCAAATACGAAATCCGTTATTATAGCGACTACAACTTCGTCGGCGAGCCGATCGACGGTTATAAGGCTCCGGTTCCCATTTTCTCGGGTAAAGCGGCCGATGCGTTGAAGAAAGTCAACAGCGAGTTAGAACGTAAAGGGTATCAGTTATTGATATACGATGCGTACCGTCCACAGAAAGCGGTAAACCATTTTATTCGGTGGGCTAAAGATGCCGAAGACGTGAAGATGAAGATGATTTTCTATCCGGACGTGGACAAAACGAAAGTATTCAAACTCGGGTATGTCGCTTCGAAATCCGGGCATTCCCGAGGAAGTACCGTCGATCTAACGATGGTGGTTAAGAAAACGGGCAAAGCCGTTGATATGGGCGGTCCTTACGACTTCTTCGGAGAGATCTCCGGTCATGGAACGAAGTTGATTACGGCCAAGCAAACGGCGAATCGAAATATTCTCAAGAACGCTATGGTGAAGCATGGCTTCAAGCCCTACGCCAAAGAATGGTGGCATTACACGCTCGTCAATGAACCTTTCCCGAAAAAATACTTCGATTTTGACGTGGAATAG
- a CDS encoding DEAD/DEAH box helicase: MDSKLSLPFHPVISAWFSSSFGDPTDVQRQAWQAIGEGNHTLIAAPTGSGKTLAALLPCLDKLARSRGRTREAGVRIVYLSPLKALNNDIHHHVLQFVEQLEGVAAINGDSDWSGIRCEVRTGDTSQSKRASMLRNPPDVLVTTPESLYLLLTSEKGRGILRTVEQIIVDEIHDLAADKRGSHLSLTMERLSRRCAKPLQRIGVSATQKPLERVATFLGGWEQAAGIGKIADGDDMRPRPVTIVESTMSKHMDVRITMPDQSKPAATREAVWLPLLDRIIQAMEGSRSVLLFVNSRRLCERLCLRLNDHVGYEMARSHHGSISRERRLEVESLLKEGSLRCIVATSSLELGIDVGHIDLVIQLDSPQEAARGIQRIGRAGHAVGESSRGLLLARQKAVLPELAVLCRQIARREIEEIRIPRNPMDVLSQHIVSMVAMEDWELGELYRLILHSDSYHTFPKDRLESMLQVLSGFYPFARPLLTWDHDSNVLSKRSNTAMASITGVGTIPQSGNYPVHHLDSRAHLGELDEEFVQESRVGDVFQLGTSSWMIRDIRNDRVYVSEAGNRFSEIPFWRNEAGSRPYVLGEKIGAFLREISERLELEKDEETVPSDSRSAMEDRVVEWLNRHYGMDRTSAEELISLVRSQFKSCAIPTDKQIVVEHYRDVVNQTHVIIHNQCGRTVNRAWLLAIERQFEQTLPYKLYGNAKDNGIEFVLPEWDSSWLQALNQVTPANLETLLVEAITGSPLLGIAFRRIAENSLLLSRSFTRTPLWQKRLRSEELLRGAMPYAEQFPYLREAMSECLHDYLGYDELKSVLEALVSGQTSIIVRETPFPSPFASQFIADYVNMRIYEGDGLDEATRLQLLNVSKELASQLFEGNGAGEAINREVIEEENRRINSQDHPPTDANELWTLLKSRGDLTAMEIAKVAGEPSLAWLQSLHEQGRVTNVDMTGDGEYRWIPSDERDVYASFPETTPSVIFVLGRYADHVISFTEADLCERYPALTLRTAKDAVEQLLEQGLIERAPHAADEEERLWSSAKVASRLVRLSIRHARDRAEPVEPARWCSQIAFMQHALQGTQLQGSEGLLAVIDRLQGLYLPLSHWETIIFPSRLSPYRKEHLDQLCASGEVLWLGRKDEGDKEGKVAFFLTRSKSLFTPYLADLVDGSPTKHPELLKLLASGGASFLTRLSREAGKPPSELLTDLLDLVWEGRVSNDQFAPLRLQINAKQANWAKTGSGLGRWYATSTLQESDQSANRQETPEKESPVLNWTHHLIQVYGLINKDLVAKSAPYSWDTFYPVLKRLEEWGVLTRGTFIRGMSTLQFTTRELSDSVRRPLPMPERLPATLLSSADPANPFGLLIDWPEHGGGASYARKPGNFLVLQDDQWIIWIENNGKRAYSQANRGLSEKSESGLDDRSIEHQASLLLSAFQSIIRRRKLVKIKVDFWNGEPITESEIGNELMKLGAERDLRSLVFWSS, translated from the coding sequence ATGGATTCGAAGTTGAGCTTGCCGTTTCATCCCGTAATATCCGCTTGGTTCTCCTCGTCTTTCGGGGATCCGACGGACGTGCAACGCCAAGCTTGGCAGGCGATCGGCGAAGGGAATCACACGTTAATCGCCGCGCCGACGGGATCGGGGAAAACATTAGCCGCATTGCTTCCCTGCTTGGACAAGCTTGCTCGATCACGCGGACGTACGAGGGAAGCAGGCGTACGAATCGTCTATCTATCGCCTTTGAAAGCGTTGAATAACGATATTCATCACCATGTCCTTCAATTCGTAGAGCAGTTGGAAGGCGTTGCTGCCATTAACGGCGATTCGGACTGGAGCGGCATCCGTTGCGAAGTGAGAACGGGCGATACGAGCCAGAGCAAACGCGCTTCGATGTTGCGTAATCCTCCCGACGTGCTCGTGACGACTCCGGAATCTCTCTACTTATTGCTAACTTCCGAGAAAGGCCGAGGAATCTTGAGAACCGTCGAGCAAATCATCGTCGACGAGATTCACGATCTAGCGGCCGATAAACGCGGTTCGCATTTATCGTTAACGATGGAGAGATTGTCTCGAAGATGCGCTAAGCCGCTTCAACGCATCGGAGTGTCGGCGACCCAGAAGCCGCTAGAGAGAGTGGCTACATTCCTCGGAGGCTGGGAGCAAGCAGCAGGTATCGGAAAGATCGCGGATGGCGATGATATGCGTCCTCGTCCGGTCACGATCGTAGAAAGTACGATGAGCAAGCACATGGACGTACGGATTACGATGCCGGATCAAAGCAAACCCGCCGCGACGAGAGAAGCGGTATGGCTGCCGCTCCTCGACCGAATTATTCAGGCTATGGAAGGAAGCCGCTCCGTTTTGTTATTCGTCAACAGCCGTCGTCTGTGCGAACGGCTTTGCTTGCGGCTTAACGACCACGTCGGTTACGAGATGGCCCGCTCTCACCATGGCAGCATCTCCCGCGAGCGTCGTCTTGAAGTGGAAAGCTTGCTGAAGGAAGGGAGCCTAAGGTGCATCGTGGCGACCTCCTCGTTGGAACTCGGCATTGACGTGGGGCACATCGACCTGGTCATACAATTAGACTCCCCGCAAGAAGCCGCCCGCGGCATTCAGCGGATAGGCCGTGCCGGCCATGCGGTAGGAGAATCGAGCCGCGGGTTGCTGCTGGCCAGGCAGAAAGCCGTATTGCCGGAGCTTGCCGTGTTATGCAGGCAAATCGCTCGCCGCGAGATCGAAGAAATTCGTATCCCGCGAAACCCGATGGACGTCTTGTCGCAACATATCGTGTCCATGGTCGCCATGGAGGATTGGGAGCTCGGCGAGCTCTATCGCTTGATCCTGCACAGCGATAGTTATCATACGTTTCCCAAGGATCGATTGGAAAGCATGCTGCAGGTTCTGTCCGGTTTCTATCCGTTCGCAAGACCTTTGCTTACTTGGGATCACGATAGCAATGTCTTATCGAAGAGAAGCAATACCGCCATGGCGTCGATTACCGGAGTCGGTACCATCCCCCAGAGCGGCAATTATCCCGTTCATCACTTGGATAGCCGTGCTCATCTTGGCGAACTGGACGAAGAATTCGTGCAAGAGAGTCGCGTGGGGGACGTCTTTCAACTAGGGACGAGCTCGTGGATGATCCGGGATATTCGCAATGACCGGGTATACGTCTCCGAAGCGGGCAACAGGTTCAGCGAAATTCCGTTCTGGCGCAACGAAGCAGGCAGTCGTCCTTATGTGTTGGGCGAGAAGATCGGAGCTTTCCTGCGGGAAATATCAGAGCGTCTCGAGCTTGAAAAGGATGAGGAAACCGTCCCGTCGGATAGCCGTTCGGCAATGGAAGATCGGGTAGTCGAGTGGCTTAACCGGCATTATGGCATGGATCGTACTTCCGCAGAGGAGTTGATCTCTCTCGTACGATCCCAGTTCAAGTCGTGCGCGATCCCGACGGATAAGCAAATCGTCGTCGAACATTATCGCGACGTGGTGAACCAAACGCATGTCATTATCCATAATCAATGCGGGAGAACCGTTAATCGCGCTTGGTTGCTTGCGATCGAAAGGCAATTCGAACAAACTTTGCCTTACAAGCTGTATGGGAATGCCAAGGACAACGGCATCGAATTCGTACTCCCGGAGTGGGACTCCTCTTGGCTGCAAGCGTTGAACCAAGTGACCCCCGCGAACCTTGAGACTTTGCTGGTCGAAGCGATCACGGGGTCGCCTTTGCTCGGAATCGCGTTTCGAAGAATAGCCGAGAACTCGCTCCTCCTATCGAGAAGCTTCACGAGGACTCCTCTGTGGCAGAAAAGGCTTCGCAGCGAGGAGCTTCTGCGCGGGGCGATGCCTTATGCGGAGCAATTTCCCTATTTGCGGGAAGCGATGTCGGAATGCTTGCACGATTATTTGGGTTATGACGAGTTAAAATCCGTACTTGAAGCTCTTGTTTCGGGGCAAACGTCGATCATCGTCAGAGAAACGCCTTTTCCGTCGCCTTTCGCGTCGCAATTTATCGCGGATTACGTCAATATGAGAATCTACGAAGGAGACGGCTTGGACGAGGCGACACGGCTTCAACTGTTGAATGTGAGCAAGGAATTGGCCAGTCAGTTATTCGAGGGGAACGGTGCCGGAGAGGCGATTAACCGCGAGGTCATCGAAGAGGAAAATCGGCGAATAAATTCGCAGGATCACCCTCCGACCGATGCGAACGAGCTGTGGACCCTGCTGAAGAGCAGGGGGGATTTGACCGCCATGGAGATTGCCAAAGTTGCCGGCGAGCCTTCATTGGCTTGGCTCCAGTCGCTACATGAGCAAGGGCGAGTCACTAACGTGGATATGACGGGTGATGGGGAGTATCGCTGGATTCCATCCGATGAACGCGATGTGTATGCCAGCTTTCCGGAAACGACGCCCTCGGTTATTTTCGTGCTCGGAAGATATGCCGATCATGTCATCTCGTTCACGGAAGCCGATCTTTGCGAGAGATATCCGGCATTAACGCTACGGACCGCGAAGGATGCCGTGGAGCAATTGCTGGAACAGGGATTGATTGAAAGGGCGCCTCACGCCGCCGACGAAGAGGAGCGGTTATGGTCAAGCGCGAAGGTCGCTTCGCGTCTCGTGCGCTTATCGATCCGGCATGCCCGCGACCGGGCGGAGCCGGTAGAACCTGCGCGATGGTGCAGTCAAATCGCTTTCATGCAGCATGCGCTGCAAGGCACGCAATTGCAAGGAAGCGAGGGCCTGCTTGCCGTTATTGATCGGCTTCAAGGCTTATATCTCCCATTGTCCCATTGGGAGACGATTATCTTTCCTTCGCGGCTGTCTCCTTATCGGAAGGAGCATCTGGATCAATTATGCGCCTCAGGGGAGGTGCTCTGGCTGGGGCGTAAAGACGAGGGGGATAAGGAAGGGAAAGTAGCCTTCTTCCTTACGCGATCCAAGTCCTTATTCACGCCTTACTTAGCGGATTTGGTGGATGGGTCTCCGACCAAACATCCCGAGCTCCTTAAGCTATTGGCGAGTGGCGGGGCCAGTTTCCTTACCCGACTTAGCAGGGAAGCAGGCAAGCCGCCTTCCGAATTGTTGACCGATTTGCTTGACTTGGTATGGGAAGGGCGTGTCTCGAACGACCAGTTCGCTCCGCTTCGTCTTCAGATTAACGCGAAGCAGGCGAATTGGGCGAAGACGGGCTCCGGATTAGGTCGTTGGTATGCGACGAGTACGTTACAAGAAAGCGATCAATCGGCGAATCGGCAAGAGACGCCCGAGAAGGAATCGCCGGTGCTGAACTGGACGCATCATTTGATCCAAGTGTATGGATTGATCAATAAGGATTTAGTGGCCAAGTCTGCTCCTTATTCCTGGGATACGTTCTATCCGGTACTGAAGAGACTGGAAGAATGGGGAGTTCTGACGAGGGGGACGTTTATCCGCGGAATGTCGACGTTGCAATTTACGACGAGGGAATTGAGCGATTCGGTTCGTCGCCCGCTGCCGATGCCGGAACGTCTTCCCGCGACACTACTCTCTTCAGCGGATCCGGCGAATCCGTTCGGGCTGCTCATCGATTGGCCGGAGCATGGCGGAGGAGCCTCGTATGCACGGAAACCGGGTAATTTCTTGGTTCTTCAGGATGATCAATGGATAATCTGGATCGAAAATAACGGAAAACGAGCTTATAGCCAAGCGAATAGGGGACTCTCGGAGAAATCGGAATCCGGTCTTGATGATCGATCGATTGAACATCAAGCTTCGCTTCTTCTGTCGGCGTTCCAATCGATTATTCGCAGGCGGAAACTCGTCAAGATCAAAGTCGACTTCTGGAACGGCGAACCGATTACCGAATCGGAGATCGGCAATGAATTGATGAAGCTAGGAGCCGAAAGGGATCTTCGATCGCTTGTATTCTGGTCTAGTTAG